In the uncultured Methanobacterium sp. genome, one interval contains:
- a CDS encoding DUF362 domain-containing protein, translating to MEKHRVAVAQCQSYSPEEVQQATGTCMDLLGGLESYINPGDTVLLKPNLLQAKPPEEYITTHPALVEAVINLVKDAGGIPQVGDSPGASQRGMERYWKVTGLTEVCERLDVELVNFETAGSYHKTRNGRDYHIAKPVLDADLLINLPKIKTHGLTIFTCAIKNLYGTVPGLTKVEYHKQAPQPSKFSEKVVDIFALNQPCLHIVDGVIGMEGSGPSSGDPRKLGMVLVAEDGVALDSFITHTLGRDSMEIPTNRIAYEQGLGEVNIDKIEVLGEVPVIHNFKWPPNISYTLEMIPSPLARGLMKFWWTRPAIDPEKCNQCKKCQESCPTNALGKPGQLIDDQRLYIPEFDYGDCINCLCCMEMCPQKAVYQDKSILYRLTSLFSDSQ from the coding sequence ATGGAAAAACATAGGGTTGCAGTGGCCCAATGCCAGTCTTATTCTCCAGAAGAAGTTCAACAGGCAACTGGAACCTGTATGGATTTGTTAGGTGGTCTGGAATCTTATATCAACCCTGGTGACACAGTACTTCTTAAACCTAACCTGCTCCAGGCCAAACCCCCTGAAGAGTACATTACCACCCATCCAGCTCTGGTGGAAGCGGTTATCAACCTGGTGAAAGATGCCGGCGGAATACCTCAGGTTGGAGATAGTCCAGGGGCTTCCCAGAGGGGTATGGAAAGATACTGGAAGGTTACTGGTCTTACCGAAGTGTGTGAACGCTTGGATGTGGAACTGGTGAACTTTGAAACTGCAGGAAGTTACCATAAAACTAGAAATGGTAGGGATTACCACATAGCCAAACCAGTTCTGGATGCTGATCTTTTGATCAACTTGCCTAAGATCAAAACCCACGGCCTTACCATCTTCACCTGTGCCATTAAAAATCTCTATGGTACTGTTCCAGGGTTAACCAAGGTCGAGTACCATAAACAGGCTCCTCAACCATCTAAATTTTCAGAAAAAGTGGTGGACATCTTTGCATTAAACCAGCCCTGTTTACATATTGTGGATGGGGTAATCGGGATGGAAGGTTCCGGCCCCTCCTCTGGAGATCCCCGGAAACTAGGCATGGTCCTGGTAGCAGAGGATGGTGTGGCCCTGGACAGTTTCATCACCCATACATTGGGCCGGGACTCAATGGAGATACCCACCAACCGCATAGCCTATGAGCAAGGGCTAGGTGAGGTAAATATTGATAAAATAGAAGTTCTGGGTGAAGTTCCAGTTATCCATAATTTTAAATGGCCACCTAACATTTCATACACTCTGGAAATGATCCCATCCCCTCTGGCCAGGGGATTGATGAAGTTCTGGTGGACCAGACCCGCCATTGACCCTGAAAAATGCAATCAGTGCAAAAAATGCCAGGAAAGCTGCCCTACCAATGCCCTGGGAAAACCCGGACAACTGATAGATGACCAGAGGTTATACATCCCGGAATTTGACTACGGTGATTGTATTAACTGTCTCTGCTGCATGGAAATGTGCCCCCAGAAGGCGGTTTACCAGGATAAGAGCATTCTCTACAGGCTCACCTCTCTGTTTTCAGATTCACAATGA
- a CDS encoding ATP-binding cassette domain-containing protein, giving the protein MNVVETVDVTYQYPDGTKALNEINFTAPEGKIIALLGPNGAGKSTLFLHFNGILKPTTGHVKIEGNPVNYERKGLKELRQRIGIVFQNPDDQLFAPTVAEDVAFGPLNLDLPKEEVESRVEEALKRVGMEGFENKPPHHLSGGQKKRVAIAGILAMQPKIMVLDEPTSGLDPKGASQIMKLLYKLNQEGITIIISTHDVDLVPLYAYQVYIISEGNIIKEGSPQNVFADVETIRNANLRLPRIAHLMEILQKKDELPFDKPYPLTIGEARKKLLKHF; this is encoded by the coding sequence ATGAATGTTGTTGAAACAGTGGATGTCACTTACCAGTATCCTGATGGAACCAAAGCACTCAATGAAATAAATTTCACAGCCCCAGAGGGCAAGATCATTGCACTTTTAGGCCCCAATGGTGCTGGAAAATCCACCTTATTTCTGCATTTTAACGGGATCTTAAAACCAACCACCGGGCATGTGAAAATAGAGGGAAATCCTGTAAATTATGAAAGAAAAGGATTAAAAGAATTGAGGCAGAGAATTGGAATTGTTTTTCAAAATCCTGATGATCAGCTTTTTGCCCCTACAGTTGCCGAAGATGTGGCATTTGGTCCCCTGAACCTGGATCTGCCCAAGGAAGAAGTTGAATCCCGGGTTGAGGAAGCCCTGAAACGTGTGGGTATGGAAGGTTTTGAAAATAAACCGCCACATCACCTGAGTGGTGGACAAAAAAAGCGGGTGGCAATTGCAGGAATCCTGGCAATGCAACCCAAGATAATGGTTCTGGATGAACCCACCAGTGGTCTTGATCCAAAGGGTGCATCCCAGATAATGAAATTACTCTACAAACTAAACCAGGAAGGAATTACCATTATCATATCCACCCACGATGTTGATCTGGTCCCCCTTTACGCCTACCAGGTTTACATAATCAGTGAAGGTAATATAATTAAGGAGGGATCACCTCAGAATGTTTTTGCTGATGTGGAAACCATCAGAAACGCTAACCTCCGTCTGCCCAGAATTGCACATCTCATGGAAATACTACAAAAAAAGGATGAACTTCCCTTTGATAAACCATATCCTTTAACCATCGGAGAGGCCCGTAAAAAACTTTTAAAACATTTTTAA
- the cbiQ gene encoding cobalt ECF transporter T component CbiQ: MFENTLDNYAHSNGLRDINTLFKVLFGISTMLVSLISTSPVVPLLITICMSALIIFQAKIPWKFYLKFLTIPLTFGLLSFVFMSLFFGVGAHILDLGIFNLAVTEDGFNLGLLLFARVMGGFTCMAFLALTIPMTELFSELERIKIPQIVTELAMLMYRYIFLFLDEGINMYHAQETRLGYSSYKKSFKSMGMLGSNLFIRTWMKGEQAHLAMESRCYDGSIKTIKEPESIKSIGIRNISLLILFEAGLIFIVYLTGNFTVI; encoded by the coding sequence ATGTTTGAAAACACTCTGGATAACTACGCACACTCCAATGGCCTTCGAGATATCAACACCCTTTTTAAGGTTTTGTTTGGAATTTCAACCATGCTGGTGAGCCTGATATCCACATCACCTGTAGTACCTTTACTGATAACTATTTGTATGTCTGCTTTAATTATATTCCAGGCCAAAATCCCCTGGAAATTTTACCTTAAATTTTTAACCATTCCACTTACCTTCGGATTATTATCATTTGTTTTTATGTCCCTTTTTTTCGGTGTAGGGGCCCACATCCTGGATCTGGGGATATTCAATCTGGCAGTTACTGAGGATGGTTTCAATCTGGGTCTGCTTCTTTTTGCCAGGGTAATGGGCGGTTTTACCTGTATGGCCTTCCTTGCACTTACCATTCCCATGACTGAACTATTCAGTGAACTGGAACGCATTAAAATTCCTCAGATAGTCACGGAACTGGCCATGTTAATGTATCGTTACATCTTCCTATTTCTGGATGAGGGTATCAACATGTACCATGCCCAGGAGACACGTTTAGGATACTCATCCTACAAAAAATCCTTTAAATCAATGGGAATGCTGGGAAGCAACTTATTCATCAGAACCTGGATGAAGGGTGAGCAAGCCCATCTGGCTATGGAATCAAGATGCTATGATGGTTCCATTAAAACAATTAAAGAACCTGAAAGTATAAAAAGCATAGGAATTCGTAATATATCTTTACTCATACTTTTTGAGGCAGGTCTTATTTTTATAGTGTATTTAACTGGAAATTTCACTGTAATTTAA
- a CDS encoding energy-coupling factor ABC transporter substrate-binding protein: MESKYYILILALVALIAIIPLAMYNGMGEEQGYFGGADDAASTVIEETGYQPWFSSIWEPPSGEIESLLFALQAAIGAIIIGYILGYYNGQAKERKRIEKEIETKSGLNGSGKSEPEN, encoded by the coding sequence ATGGAGAGTAAGTACTACATCCTCATCCTGGCCCTGGTGGCTTTAATTGCCATCATACCCCTGGCTATGTACAATGGAATGGGTGAAGAACAGGGTTACTTTGGAGGGGCCGATGATGCAGCCAGTACAGTCATTGAAGAAACTGGATACCAGCCCTGGTTCAGTTCCATCTGGGAACCACCCAGCGGTGAAATTGAAAGCCTCCTCTTTGCACTTCAGGCAGCCATAGGTGCCATTATAATTGGTTACATTCTAGGATATTATAATGGACAGGCAAAGGAACGTAAGCGGATTGAAAAGGAAATTGAAACCAAGTCTGGTTTGAATGGATCTGGAAAGTCAGAACCTGAAAACTAA
- the cbiM gene encoding cobalt ECF transporter S component CbiM, which produces MHIMEGFLPWQWCLFWYIVALPVVAYGVVQIKKITDEHPESKPLLAVSGAFIFVLSSLKLPSVTGSCSHPTGTGLGAVLFGPAVTSVLGAIVLVFQALLLAHGGLTTLGANIVSMGIVGPVAGWLVYKGIKNAGGSPLLGIFLAAFFADLLTYVTTAIQLSLAFPVPTFTAAFTNFMIIFAVTQIPLAIAEALLTVVIFDYIMKLRPDILEQLKVIGPRVKDKVKAVV; this is translated from the coding sequence ATGCATATTATGGAAGGTTTTCTACCCTGGCAATGGTGCCTTTTCTGGTACATAGTAGCTCTGCCAGTGGTGGCTTACGGTGTAGTACAGATTAAGAAGATAACTGATGAACATCCCGAATCCAAACCGTTACTTGCAGTTTCAGGGGCATTTATATTTGTTTTATCATCATTAAAACTACCTTCAGTTACTGGTAGTTGCTCTCATCCAACTGGTACTGGTTTAGGTGCAGTATTATTCGGCCCAGCAGTTACCAGTGTTTTAGGGGCTATTGTCCTTGTTTTCCAGGCACTGCTCCTGGCCCATGGTGGACTAACCACTCTTGGTGCCAACATTGTCTCCATGGGAATTGTAGGACCTGTGGCAGGATGGCTGGTCTACAAAGGAATTAAAAATGCCGGTGGATCTCCTCTTTTGGGAATATTCCTGGCAGCATTCTTTGCGGATCTGTTAACCTACGTGACCACAGCAATCCAGCTATCCCTGGCATTCCCGGTACCTACCTTTACTGCAGCATTCACAAACTTCATGATCATATTCGCAGTCACCCAGATACCACTGGCCATAGCTGAAGCACTATTAACTGTGGTGATATTTGATTACATCATGAAACTCAGACCGGACATCCTGGAACAGTTGAAGGTTATTGGGCCTCGTGTTAAGGATAAAGTGAAGGCGGTGGTGTAG
- a CDS encoding TRAM domain-containing protein produces MFGSNYGRDERENSAPINEGEEYDVKIEDLGRDGDGITRIEGFVVFVSGAKVGDEVKIRVNSVRRNFGFAEVVE; encoded by the coding sequence ATGTTCGGAAGTAATTACGGAAGAGATGAAAGGGAAAATTCTGCTCCTATTAATGAAGGGGAAGAATACGATGTTAAAATTGAAGATTTAGGTAGAGATGGCGACGGTATTACCCGTATTGAAGGGTTTGTTGTCTTCGTTTCTGGAGCTAAAGTCGGTGACGAAGTTAAAATCAGAGTTAACTCCGTCCGCAGGAACTTCGGTTTCGCAGAAGTAGTCGAATAA
- a CDS encoding TRAM domain-containing protein, translating into MFGNDYGRDERENSSPISEGEEYDVKIEDLGRDGDGITRIEGFVVFVSGAKVGDEVKIKVNSVRRNFGFAEVVE; encoded by the coding sequence ATGTTCGGAAATGATTACGGAAGAGATGAAAGGGAAAATTCTTCTCCCATCAGTGAAGGAGAAGAATACGATGTTAAAATTGAAGATTTAGGTAGAGATGGTGACGGCATTACCCGTATTGAAGGGTTTGTGGTTTTCGTTTCAGGAGCCAAAGTTGGAGATGAAGTTAAAATCAAAGTGAACTCTGTTCGCAGAAATTTTGGTTTTGCAGAAGTGGTGGAATAA
- the pyrF gene encoding orotidine-5'-phosphate decarboxylase, whose product MDVKNEIILALDVPSIQKAMELMDKVSDYLDTVKIGYPLVLAEGLESVSRVKEEYDCKVICDFKVADIPATNQKIADVTFQTGADALIVHGFVGDDSAASCLESAEGYGGEIFLLTEMSHPGASRFLQPVSMDIARMGVEMGITNYVGPSTRLDRLEKIRQIIGKDSFLISPGVGVQGGDPRNTLKFADALIIGRSIYLAPDPVEVLESIIDSIEL is encoded by the coding sequence ATGGATGTTAAAAATGAGATCATACTGGCCCTGGATGTTCCCAGCATTCAAAAAGCCATGGAATTAATGGATAAGGTTTCCGATTACCTGGACACGGTTAAGATTGGTTATCCCCTGGTGTTAGCTGAGGGATTGGAATCTGTGAGTCGGGTTAAAGAGGAGTATGATTGTAAGGTTATCTGTGATTTCAAGGTGGCAGATATACCTGCAACCAACCAGAAAATTGCGGATGTAACATTCCAAACTGGTGCCGATGCCCTTATTGTACATGGTTTTGTGGGAGATGACAGTGCAGCAAGCTGTCTTGAATCTGCTGAAGGTTATGGTGGAGAAATTTTTCTCCTGACTGAAATGTCACATCCTGGAGCATCCCGATTCCTGCAGCCAGTTTCCATGGACATAGCCCGTATGGGTGTGGAAATGGGTATCACTAACTACGTTGGTCCATCCACCCGTCTGGATCGTCTGGAAAAAATAAGACAGATAATAGGTAAGGATTCATTCCTGATATCCCCTGGTGTGGGTGTGCAGGGAGGAGATCCTAGAAATACCCTTAAATTTGCAGATGCACTGATTATTGGCCGGAGTATATACTTAGCCCCGGACCCGGTAGAAGTCCTTGAGTCCATCATAGATTCTATTGAACTTTGA
- a CDS encoding deoxyhypusine synthase, whose product MKIDPGMTTLQLMEEMGKSGVLGAGRLYRATELLAELIKDEETTVFLSIAGPMVPGGLRKIIRDLVADGHVDVIISSGANLTHDLLESFGGSHYREHNETDEKLCQMGMGRIGDIYTKSEDFEVFEKNINTILTEIAKKENQLNIRQFLTEIGNHIQDPESIIHTATEKNVPIFAPGIIDCMLGLQLWMFTQENQLTLDAAGDMSELSDIVYGSKKVATIILGGGLPKHYALASNILTGGVDAAIQITLDRSEAGSLSGAPLEEAKSWAKAKCGSKLVTVIGDATIIFPMMVAGALELINKNDSKSD is encoded by the coding sequence ATGAAAATAGACCCGGGAATGACCACCCTCCAGCTAATGGAAGAAATGGGAAAAAGCGGAGTTTTAGGTGCGGGTCGACTTTACAGAGCTACAGAGCTCCTGGCAGAACTTATCAAAGATGAGGAAACCACGGTCTTCCTGAGCATTGCCGGGCCAATGGTCCCAGGGGGCCTTAGAAAAATCATCAGGGATCTGGTAGCCGATGGCCATGTAGATGTTATTATAAGCAGCGGAGCCAACCTCACCCATGACCTTTTGGAGTCATTTGGAGGTTCACACTACCGCGAACATAATGAAACTGATGAAAAACTCTGCCAGATGGGTATGGGTCGTATTGGGGACATATACACAAAATCAGAAGATTTTGAAGTGTTTGAAAAAAATATCAACACCATCCTGACTGAAATTGCCAAAAAGGAGAATCAGCTGAATATCAGGCAGTTTTTAACCGAGATCGGGAACCATATCCAGGATCCTGAATCCATAATTCACACGGCAACCGAGAAAAACGTGCCAATCTTCGCACCGGGTATTATTGACTGTATGCTGGGACTGCAGCTGTGGATGTTCACCCAGGAAAACCAGCTCACCCTGGATGCAGCCGGAGACATGAGCGAACTATCAGACATAGTCTACGGATCCAAAAAGGTAGCTACCATAATCCTGGGAGGAGGACTCCCAAAACATTACGCTCTGGCATCTAACATACTAACTGGTGGAGTGGACGCTGCAATACAGATAACTCTGGACCGCAGTGAGGCAGGAAGTCTGAGTGGGGCCCCACTCGAAGAAGCTAAATCATGGGCCAAGGCCAAATGCGGATCCAAACTGGTGACTGTGATTGGAGATGCGACCATAATATTCCCAATGATGGTGGCTGGTGCCCTGGAATTAATTAACAAGAACGATTCAAAAAGCGATTGA
- a CDS encoding CBS domain-containing protein, whose product MLTSVQKEILQSLINLYRNSEGRSVKGEEIAELMKRNPGTIRNQMQSLRSLGLVKGVPGPRGGYKPTIKAYHTLNIQDTDKKSQVPVYKSGELVKDITVAKIEFTSIPHPGECEAAIKAVGNIKTLDLGDKIRVGPTPVNKLVVDGVVVGRDDMDSIILLDTTAIRSIPKKRVIEVATPTLITLDGLSTIRDAARVLSTNSIEGAPVMDEEEIMGMVTLSDISRALAESREEMKVVDIMTKNTITVNEDLMIADAIEIMNKKHIGRLIVVDPAGKARGIVTRTDLLDKIAGLK is encoded by the coding sequence ATGCTTACATCAGTTCAGAAAGAAATACTACAGAGTCTCATAAACTTATACCGCAATTCCGAAGGCAGATCTGTTAAAGGGGAAGAAATAGCGGAATTAATGAAGCGTAACCCTGGAACCATCCGTAATCAAATGCAATCTCTCCGTAGTTTAGGGCTGGTAAAAGGTGTGCCTGGACCAAGAGGGGGATACAAACCAACTATTAAAGCTTATCATACCTTAAACATACAGGATACCGATAAAAAGAGCCAGGTACCAGTATACAAATCAGGGGAACTTGTCAAAGATATTACTGTGGCCAAGATAGAATTCACCAGCATCCCTCACCCTGGAGAATGTGAAGCAGCCATTAAAGCAGTAGGAAACATCAAAACCCTGGATCTGGGAGATAAAATACGAGTAGGCCCCACACCAGTAAATAAACTGGTAGTAGATGGGGTGGTAGTTGGTAGAGATGATATGGACAGCATTATCCTTCTGGACACTACTGCAATTCGCAGCATCCCCAAAAAAAGAGTAATAGAAGTTGCAACACCTACTCTAATTACTCTGGATGGATTAAGCACTATCCGTGATGCGGCTCGAGTTTTATCCACCAACTCAATTGAAGGTGCCCCGGTAATGGATGAAGAGGAAATCATGGGAATGGTAACTTTATCTGATATCAGCCGGGCCCTGGCAGAGTCACGTGAAGAAATGAAAGTGGTGGATATAATGACCAAAAACACCATCACCGTTAACGAAGATTTGATGATCGCCGATGCCATTGAAATCATGAATAAAAAACATATCGGCCGCTTAATAGTGGTAGATCCTGCAGGAAAAGCACGGGGTATCGTGACCCGCACAGACCTTCTTGATAAAATTGCAGGTTTAAAATAA
- a CDS encoding AAA family ATPase — MKIKIYYGPKSGFEELIPEEKTTLSELVIEYDARRNKHIMVIDGQEPEETERDPIKCLVAYSESYASISESAVLSFNSLINESNIENLYLQNPPVHISNLLKDSYSKNITYKKYEYNSLDKDKFLKINDTFEDSIIGQNQVKKDLLNSFYSFLKKYNNNKPIVLMFYGNSGIGKTETAKFLSEILGQELFKKEFSMFQNIKFSEYLFGGNHAQPSFAKELLERNSNVILLDEFDKAADLFHEAFYQLFDDGIFEDKNYKVKLYNAIIICTSNYQNEKEIRKNIGDPLFFRFTKLIEFKPLGIEAIKRIMEINIEKKYKKLDDDDKEIIDLDQLKELFISNASKFKNAREISNLIDEAINSRLVKNFIENS, encoded by the coding sequence ATGAAAATTAAAATATATTATGGTCCAAAATCAGGTTTTGAAGAGTTAATACCTGAAGAAAAGACCACACTTTCTGAATTGGTTATTGAATATGACGCTCGGAGAAATAAACATATTATGGTTATAGATGGTCAAGAACCTGAAGAAACTGAGAGAGATCCCATAAAATGTTTAGTTGCTTACTCAGAAAGTTATGCCAGTATTTCTGAAAGTGCTGTTCTGAGTTTTAATAGTTTGATTAATGAAAGCAATATAGAAAATTTATATTTACAAAATCCCCCAGTTCATATATCAAATTTACTCAAAGATTCTTATAGTAAAAATATAACCTATAAAAAATATGAATACAATTCATTGGATAAAGATAAATTTTTAAAAATAAACGATACATTTGAGGATAGCATAATAGGGCAAAATCAGGTGAAAAAAGATTTATTAAACTCTTTTTATTCTTTTTTAAAAAAATATAATAATAATAAACCAATAGTTTTAATGTTTTATGGAAATTCAGGTATTGGTAAAACTGAGACTGCAAAATTTTTAAGTGAAATATTAGGTCAAGAGCTTTTTAAAAAAGAATTTTCAATGTTTCAAAATATTAAATTTAGCGAATACTTATTTGGAGGTAATCATGCACAACCTTCTTTTGCTAAAGAGCTTTTAGAAAGAAATTCAAATGTTATATTATTGGATGAATTTGACAAAGCAGCTGATCTCTTTCATGAAGCTTTTTATCAATTATTTGATGATGGAATATTCGAAGATAAAAATTATAAAGTCAAGTTATATAATGCCATTATAATTTGCACATCTAATTATCAAAATGAAAAAGAGATAAGAAAAAATATTGGCGATCCGCTTTTCTTTAGATTTACTAAACTAATTGAATTCAAACCTCTTGGTATTGAAGCTATAAAAAGAATAATGGAAATTAATATAGAAAAAAAATATAAAAAATTAGATGATGATGATAAAGAAATAATAGATTTAGATCAATTAAAAGAATTGTTTATTAGTAATGCATCTAAATTTAAAAATGCACGAGAAATATCTAATTTAATAGATGAAGCTATAAATTCACGATTAGTTAAAAATTTTATTGAAAATTCTTAA
- a CDS encoding DUF6414 family protein codes for MSKKEGKMTKIVYFDEIGATDYLTINGELIEQIITELSENKKNLEAGTKLKGWVKASIWPFVGGSVEGNVKAGIEKNNSNIVKTTISNSLLSDFLEKRGNDIEELNNYYLKPYPNSIAFFKMFTPYLKMFSKDFKIDDGAPLEMHNMDDAFEYGKGYYEMIANPKVEEENENKKILRFNIKAFRNNYTIADLTKMDLTYYIVKVGRANEDSLDISKEFNMGENLVSLDDLENGKNGDEKALDVYDVILAGVSINEN; via the coding sequence ATGTCAAAAAAAGAAGGGAAAATGACAAAAATAGTCTATTTTGATGAAATTGGAGCTACTGATTATTTAACAATAAATGGGGAATTAATAGAACAAATTATAACAGAATTGAGCGAAAATAAAAAAAACCTTGAAGCAGGAACTAAATTAAAAGGGTGGGTAAAAGCATCTATTTGGCCTTTCGTTGGAGGAAGTGTAGAGGGTAATGTTAAAGCGGGCATTGAAAAAAACAATTCCAATATAGTAAAAACAACTATTTCTAATTCTTTATTAAGTGATTTTCTTGAAAAAAGAGGAAATGATATTGAAGAATTAAATAATTATTATTTAAAACCTTATCCAAACTCAATTGCATTTTTTAAGATGTTCACACCTTATTTAAAAATGTTCTCAAAAGATTTCAAAATAGATGATGGAGCACCTCTGGAAATGCATAATATGGATGACGCATTTGAATATGGTAAGGGATATTATGAAATGATAGCAAATCCGAAAGTAGAAGAAGAAAATGAAAATAAAAAAATATTGAGATTTAATATTAAAGCATTCCGAAATAACTATACAATTGCTGATTTAACAAAAATGGATTTAACATATTATATAGTGAAAGTTGGGCGAGCAAATGAAGATTCTTTAGACATAAGTAAAGAATTTAATATGGGTGAAAATTTAGTTTCATTGGACGATTTGGAAAATGGAAAAAACGGCGATGAAAAAGCTTTAGATGTTTATGATGTTATTCTTGCAGGAGTAAGCATTAATGAAAATTAA
- a CDS encoding TIR domain-containing protein yields MVRKVFFSFHYEEDSWRTAIVRNSWVTKEDRESAGFIDAAKWEEIKKGGDKAIKDWINEQMKGTSVTVVLIGAETSSREWVKYEVKRSHELGKGMLAIHINELKNSEGNTCSKGNCYFGPIGEDEEGNPIYFFNKYKEYEWKTDEGYNNLGDWVEEAAKSAGK; encoded by the coding sequence ATGGTAAGAAAAGTTTTTTTTAGCTTCCACTATGAGGAAGACAGTTGGAGAACTGCAATAGTTCGAAACAGTTGGGTAACCAAAGAAGATAGAGAATCCGCAGGTTTCATTGACGCGGCAAAATGGGAAGAAATAAAAAAAGGAGGTGATAAGGCAATTAAGGATTGGATCAATGAACAAATGAAAGGAACATCTGTTACAGTTGTTTTAATAGGTGCTGAAACTTCCAGTAGAGAATGGGTTAAATATGAGGTTAAAAGGAGCCACGAACTTGGGAAAGGCATGTTAGCAATTCATATTAATGAATTAAAAAATAGCGAGGGGAATACTTGTTCAAAAGGAAACTGTTATTTTGGTCCAATTGGTGAAGATGAAGAAGGCAATCCAATCTATTTCTTTAATAAGTATAAAGAATATGAATGGAAGACAGATGAAGGATATAATAATTTAGGAGATTGGGTCGAAGAAGCAGCTAAATCAGCAGGAAAATAA
- a CDS encoding tyrosine-type recombinase/integrase, whose protein sequence is MQRGRRRKVEGLKDPKIRANLTKDDISQLIGVCKSFKMKAVILAQASSGLAISDLLNLKLSDFKEGIQKVYDDNDEPCRICQLSLERKKTHVKFTTFFSEEAVEAIETYLEFERLDVNDDGALFSRYQSGGNHMSTMAIQHSYRELNRFLGWVPDEGGFYKATSHMMRKFFNTQLINAGMPWEIREHMMGHKLKDRVREAYFLADPEELKKVYLRYIEHLTVKDSTSGKYSQDEFRELQRQNSRLCDTVAEMKKELKELKGEV, encoded by the coding sequence TTGCAAAGAGGGCGCAGACGTAAAGTTGAAGGATTGAAAGACCCTAAAATCCGTGCAAACTTGACAAAAGATGACATCAGCCAGTTGATCGGAGTTTGTAAGTCTTTTAAAATGAAAGCTGTTATCCTGGCACAAGCCTCCTCTGGCCTGGCAATATCCGATCTTCTCAATTTGAAACTTTCAGACTTTAAAGAGGGTATTCAGAAGGTTTATGATGATAATGATGAACCATGCAGAATATGCCAGTTAAGCTTAGAACGGAAGAAAACTCACGTAAAATTCACTACATTCTTTAGCGAGGAAGCAGTTGAGGCTATTGAGACTTATTTGGAGTTTGAAAGGTTGGATGTAAACGATGATGGTGCTTTATTTTCAAGGTATCAGTCTGGTGGCAACCATATGAGTACTATGGCAATCCAGCACTCCTACCGTGAGTTGAACCGGTTCCTTGGTTGGGTACCTGATGAGGGCGGGTTTTATAAAGCCACCAGCCACATGATGCGGAAGTTCTTCAACACCCAGTTAATTAATGCAGGAATGCCTTGGGAAATCCGGGAGCATATGATGGGACACAAGTTAAAGGACAGGGTTCGTGAGGCATACTTCCTAGCTGACCCTGAAGAGTTAAAAAAGGTTTACCTAAGGTATATAGAACACCTAACGGTCAAAGACTCCACGTCAGGAAAATATTCACAAGACGAGTTCCGTGAACTACAAAGACAGAACAGTAGGTTATGTGACACAGTCGCAGAGATGAAAAAAGAGTTAAAAGAATTGAAAGGTGAGGTTTAA